The following is a genomic window from Malus sylvestris chromosome 7, drMalSylv7.2, whole genome shotgun sequence.
GATATTATGACATGTCATACTTCAATTTTCACTACTTTTATGCATTGGTTTTCATACCTACGTAGTTGtgttttctggaaactatataggctttacggtgaggggttataatgttttcaaaaggtttttattaaaattttattttcaagcccactcacccttatttttcgcccctccaggttctagtagcaaagtttTCGTACTAACGAGGATTATTGGCAAATCTTGGGGTAGATGATTAccatcgatggtataattctcaccctattttactgtattgtacttatgctctgtcatcacgtgtgaaatgagttcatacCCGCTCACCGCGCACTCTTgtacttaggcacttttaggtttaaatttattcacatcatCCACATCaatacactttatggcttcgtgaccttccaagtgtcggccaacacagctcgattcggagtcctagtggacatcctAGGTCAGGGTGTGCCACTTTGTGATTTGgaatcaaatttgacatcaatgtcaaatttatttttaatttattttaaaagtggATCCCTTATTCCACTAATATTTCAActaataaaaattttgtttcactatttttttaataattacaacCATTTAAAGCTCtatttaaattacaaaataacatATGACAGTTCAGTTGGAGAGGTACAAAGTTTGACATAAGATTTTAGATTGCCACATCAGCTATCAATTGTAATTTAATTCTTATGATTTGACATTttctttggagatggtcttagaacATTACAAAGAGAAAAGTACCAAGTTGAAGAAGATTTTAAAATTGCTGCGCAGTTATCAATTTAGGGAGTGATTACTGCATCCCCTTCTTTCTAGTAATTGGacgaaaaaaattaatgaacaaAGTTAATAAAAGAGTCATCTAGAGATAAAAGAGTGTAAAAATTACTCCGCTATAAGAAATAAACTTAGAATCGTCAATTAAGTAAAAATAATTGCatgaatataaaacaaaaagtagatCTGACGCGAAATTACAAGGAAAAGATTAAAGGTTGCCGcatgaaattaatcaattagTAGGAAACCTATTCCCAAACCAACCCCACTTTAATATATTGCTACTAAGTACTAAAATGTCTTCCCAATGCCAATTCAATCCCGGGAAGAAAGCAATTGACATAATGCTCATCCACATGACAAGAATTCGACTTTCACCTTTCTTTTTCTAAAGATAAACTACGTACTCTTACATTTATTACGAGAATTCGACTTTCACCTTTTTATCGTCTTCGGATCTAGCCATGTCTAGTTTGCAATCTCCTTTTTAGTCTCCTTGGAAGCCTCTTTTGCAGCTTCATCATTTGAACCCCAAATGGCCTCAGATAAGGTGGGAAGCTTGATTTCGCCCTTCCTATTGAGTGGTATGGTAATGTTCCCAACTAGAGGAAGGTCAATGATGAGACCCAAATCCAACTCATAGTCAATGTCCCAATCCTTAGCAACGTCCTTTACCAATGTCACAATAATACTATGTGGCACCTTCACCGGCACCTCCAATACAGTAGTGCCACTTGCCTTTATCGAGCCAGGGTCTGGCATGTTCCCAGATGCAATAACCCTAATTCACATATATAAATACAAATCAGAAAAGGATCAATATACATCGAGAGCAAAAGTTTGGATggacaatttcaaaattttctccatttttttcttctgctgCATAAGTCTATTAATtcttgtttgatttattcaattcaaaatcTTAAAATAAACAAAGGAGTGCATAAAACGAAATGTGCGGAAATCTCTTTTCCTAAATCATATGATTACCATTTACAATTTTCTGTAAACCAATATACCCTTAAATTTCTGCAGATTAAATTGAAGACTCATCAATTTGACTCGAAAGATTGTCAAATTGTTAAATCCAAGCTCATTTCAAAAGGCTATCGGGTTTGATCTCATTCATTGAATTCAAAATTAGGACTCTATTTTGATCGGAAACCCTCTAATTGGTTAGATATGTAGAACTCGCaaatttacaatttttaaaaagGGGTTTCAGTTTTGATCTCATTGATTGCTCAAAAGATCACTaatactgaaaaaaaaaatgtaaaaatgagAGCTGAAACTAACTTGCCAACGCTTTTGAGAGTGTATTTGATCTCGCAGATGGGGAGAGGATGTGGGTAGGGATTGTTCACAGAGACCTTTGCAATGTAATCCGCAGAGTCAAAACTCACTTTCTTGAAATCAACATCTGTGAGGCTTGCATCAGGCTTCGGCACATTTGCTACCTTTTCTGCCACATAGTGTTTGGCCTTGTCCACCAACCCCGACATTTTCCAAGATGGAGATCAAGAAATTAAGAACAAACCAGTAGATTAGccaaagaaaacaaagatgaacaaaataatatatattgatTTAGACAAGCCTTGCAGCCTTGCTAATTGAGATTCAGAATTTCATTTGGGTTATATATAGGAGGTGCATTGCTTAATTAATTTGTGGTTTTCCAACAATCACCTTGATTATAATCACATACGTGTTGGGATTATATTATTCCTTATTTGGATATAGGTGATTAGATAACATGGTATTTATAGTAATATTTGTCCATTTGATTAAGGGTTAAGACTAAATCATGGCTGTGTATTAGGTCAAAATGCAGCATGTATGCTACACCAgagatttttttctttgtttcttacAATTTTATTGAGAAAAATGTATTAACTTCTCTTAAAAACATCGGAATACAATCCAACTGAAACATGCTTGACATATTCTTCTATTTTAGTATAATATAATTAAGTAGAATATTAGAAATCCCTAAAAAAGAATCGAAGAGAATGAATTTGATATGTATGGTAAATATTccatgtggagcaaaaaataattggaaaactaataaaaaagacttgaaacctttgagttttaacgaaaataaaaaaataaaaggtaaagtgaatagtgtgaCATCCCACcttgcccaggggagtgatcattaaatgtatattttcatccctacctagcacaaggtttttgggagctcactggcttcgggttccgtaaaaactccgaagttaagcaagaaggaggccaaagcactcccaggatgggtgacttactgggaagttgctcgtgagttcccaaaaacaaaaccgtgagggaatggtaagcccaaaacggacaatatcgtgctacggtggtggagcgggcccgggatgtggtggaccccggctcgagatgtgacaatttggtatcaaagccaatccctggccggaagtgtgccgacgaggacgtcgggcccctaatggggtggattgtgacatcccacatcgcccaggagagtgatccttaaatgtatattcttatcCCTACTTagtacgaggcattttgggagctcactggcttcgggttccgtaggaactctgaagttaagcgagaaggaggccagagcactcccaagataggtgacctactgggaagttgctcgtgagttcccaaaaacaaaaccgtgagggaatggtaagcccaaagcggacaatatcatgctacggtggtggagcgggcacaggatgtggtggacctcgggtcgggatgtgacaaatagtaccagaattaactttttagtgtaaaaatatggtttttcgttaaagtgaataataccgaaatttttttgttaaagttctcaAAAATAATCCGAAAGATCATATAGGTGACACATGTACTTTTTTCTTAAGAAGACAAGAATGCTCTTACTAAATTGGCAAGACCCACGAGACTCCCACCTGCAGGCTAACATCCCTAGCTAACTACAATATCACCAAGCTCCCCTACCCATGGCAATAGGGAAAAGTCAAAGGCATTAAAGATATGATCAATTACTCAATCTTATCTTTAATACTTTCCTAATTAAGGATCAACTCAAACAAGTAAGGAATCCCAAAAATTTCCAATTAAGGATACTTCCAAGATAATctcaaaatattatttattggGATTATTCCTTCCTCAACCATCCTATGAATGACTCACCTTGGCCAATCGGATGCTGCTACATGTCAGGGCAAAATCCTACACATATAGTTGTccctaactctataaatactcCATCTCCACCAATTTCTGGTAAATTTTTTGCTACGCACTTAAGCCCTAAACTCTCTCTCATCAGAGAAACTGACTTAGATACGACAGGTTCATTGTCCCAACCCCCTCCCCTCCTCATTTTACATTGAGATATTGTTCATAAGAACATCGGAGTGATGATGgagctataaagttccttaaatAGGGCTTCCCATAGTGAAACTTTAACCATCTCTCTTTTCTCACACAAAATCCCTTAGTGAGGATGgagctataaagttccttaaatAGGGCTCCCAAATAGTGAAACCATAACCCTCACTCTCTATGACCAGTTTTGGGGTGTTAGTGggtcttttacccttttgtgaTTCAAGTTGTCTTACAACTTAAGTCATTGGGCTTGACTACTCAAAGCccatttgatcggatcatatttatatatatttttacttcgaattcactcttcttttcttagttagttcaatatatttttgagctatttacgttatttttgtgtttataggatctgttatgcaaagaaaataaaaatagcataaatgagttttaaataataaacagaaagaatattggttttatttttggattgggttttattttggtttattttatatgcattgaattgattgtttcatagaatattggttttggatttgttacttgaatttgttcttaattcccaactgctactaatttagagtttatgatacaaattagttttgtattattttgtcaAGGAAGAATCCAAGGACAGCAAGaggaataaaataaagaaagggGATCCAAGACAAAAAGGAAAGACAGCGAGAATCCAAGGAGAGACTTGCGGAGCGCCAGGCATGAAAGCAGGCGGGACAGCTAAGGAAAGAAAAGGCTGTCTTGCAGCcttgagaaaaaaaagaagaatatagagaaagctgcctttgcagcgtgaaaaggaagaaaaggcgCAGGGACAGGCAGAACACTGAAGCACTCtcctctctcggttaaatctttctaaatctatattttatttctatttttaataatgtgtaattaaatttattttggctagaggttaattcaaagtcatggatatatttgtaatatgaattgattaccttcggttgtgatttcataagttgtgaattcaatttacttatccgttcgtataaaaactgatttgtgtatgttggttgagagtgcacgcttaatttacatgcatgaatttgatgctagaatataagtgaatttcacctaatcgttatgaacttattttcacaagtagtaaaggttgctagtcacaatcacgttaagtaaattcttggcaagagtatcatgcttttcatagttacgaatgcctcgtcaatgcttatagttttcacaaagtttaatgatctttgattgtatctctattgtgcttttcacgtaggggacttttgaagaatgttttgaattgttgtatgcgtttttccgtccaattcaataacttaaggaaaacttgaagattaaaaaagtgctgttcacggttaatctggagtattgagattcacaatttattgaaagaacaactgaaaatcaatttaggttgcatatgtgtcatgtgtggagaagaaccctctagctagtccgtcatttatcattttaccttaattttatgtttttatcaattctgtaatttaattaagtttaatttacttttcatcaaaaccaaacacccatccattattaaattatattatttagttagttttctttattgttagtcttttaatttaatttccgtccatttcagttcctagtgtttaatttaattgttttcattattttgagtcattttaagtgtgtttcgagttattagagtttttagcctaattttatgtccttgagtcttagttaatatttttaaattaatttagaatagattagcaatccctcctaatccccggcctagaacgataccctacttacatctatactacaattgtcaaaaagagggtttaatttgtgtgcttatatatttcgcatcaaattttggcgccgttgccggggattagcaactttgctaatccttttatttttgtttttgtttatgtttatattggtgtttgtgtattttacttttgatatttgatttattttttctttctttgattttaggttcaaatggagccgagggaaatttaaaggaaagatgcgtccggctaaagacgttaaatcaagcgcttcttgggaggcaacccaagcattcaacgaagggagactttggaatcgctaacccaatcagatttgcatttttacacccttatctttactgctttcattttgttttgtttagttagttgtgttatttgtttgatttctgtgagtttgtgttatttagtttaagtatgggggaaggttaaccaaagtctttctactttaatttaaataaaaaataaaaaataaaaaaaaaaagataaaatttaaaattaatgataaaaaaaaaaaaatttacataaaaaaaaaataataataaaaaaaaaaaatttaaaaaaataaaaaaaataaaaaaaaataaaaaaaaaataaaaaaataaaaaagtacaaatattttacaatgatgtaaactaatagtattcattggtcgggtggtgcttcagtagtaggcggggcttcagcagtcggcggggccacagaaggaggaggcggcagaggttgatcagttggagcttcactacgcggtgccgctccagaagacgaaggcagatgttgttggaacaaacccacaaacctccgatgatcaagtaaaatttgaccatcggtgtcctgcatctggtcaatcttcctcttcatggtggtggcatagctgtgtgcgagcttgtgcaattccttattctcatgcttgagccctttaatctcttgcttgagactctgtatttcagccaccaaggattcaacgtgacgggttcgggcatataggcgttgggccatgttggatacggaacccgcacactgcacactgagagccagagactccttgaccgccaattcatcagaccgccttgcgagcagtctgttatctctgggggtgacaaggtttcgggccaccaccgcagctgtcatatcattttttatcaccgaatcccccacggtaaggggaccggtaggggatatgaaggatggccgccatatgttgtctggtgaaggcggagctgcctcttcaccaatgttcaagtcaaaacgacgatcagaagggccagacatttttcagaggtggtaaagaaagaagagagtcggaatgatcaagattaaacaagtgcaagaagggagtgtttacaggagggtactcaagtgtgttgtggaacaaaattaacgcctctataaaaagaagaaatcaaagaggcgctcctcagagaggcgtcctctcgcaaatcgaagagtcggggctcctttctcaaaagccggagttttttctcaaaagaggggctcctttctcaaaagtcggattcttttctcaaaagaggcgtttcatttcttaaaaattgggcttgctcagaaaccacgagccgaaccccggatttcgcaAGATCAATTCGTCCAGACGTGTTgtcacccgtcacacgcaaactcagctctgcgaaaatcacgggcagtctgtcgaagtgccgattccaaccatctgtctctctcagcctagtcagcacttgtcacatgcaactggcagctttgcggaaattacgggcagctttgtcagaaagcgcgtaatttgtattcttcacccatccaccggctgccgacactaagtgagagaacagttccggttgtgaagacaagtcctataagtttctaccttcgccttccacagcaaaagcacactctctcagcaTACCCTCTCAACAcctcttcatctccgaaaatgcattcccaaagaatcctctcgagtcactctgtgttcctcattccttgggatactcctgcgaacaacccattcaaagcaaaagtatttcatatcataaaggttgaaagcaagagtatctcatatcatgctttctccatgtccttctccttgtctttgttttccgacaaggagaaagagagcaatcagccagcatttggtatcaatcttccgatctggagccaactgcctggaaccccttcctgattgcttacctagccttgctctcgagtactcatcttcatcattttatgctttctcttcgtctaccacatctgcctgggggacagtaagggaagtgaaaatgatacctcgaagcatgtggagacaattcagctagggacaaggagaaagaaagcaagaggtgggcacttggaaagattgaagaaagaaataaggACCAACACCtttccctcgtgcctgcccgttgtgcagaagaaacaagcagagaagaatgcagcttgcacaatcatcccagcggaaggagtctgaactgaggaactagagaagctgccacatctgcttggagaacaaataaggaactgcaacataaccaaagagcaaagcttcgccgtacaatatcataaaatcatcacttgcaagtgaaaagctaagtgtcaccctgttcaagaggaaagctgtggaaagtcaacaagcacgaccaatgattacttattagttttattcattgtcttttatcgtgattttcaatttttcgtttgcaattttttttttttatatattttcttgtgttacttaactgaattatttcttttctttgcaggaacttttggttatttccacccttgaagttgattgcagaattttatcttgggggtcatcgcttgattttactgcaaattagggaagttttcagtccacttgttttattttgtttcttattatttattttatttatttatttttattgtattttatttgcattatagtgttttctgacattggggacaatgtcaagtttaagtgtgggggtagaaatctctagaatttcatttgtttctgtgttgttagtttttgttttcttaaaaaaaaaaaaaaaaaaaaaaaaaaaatcggaaaatttaaaaaatccaaaaatattgtcttgtttcccttattgttttgaattagattttt
Proteins encoded in this region:
- the LOC126627976 gene encoding desiccation protectant protein Lea14 homolog, whose product is MSGLVDKAKHYVAEKVANVPKPDASLTDVDFKKVSFDSADYIAKVSVNNPYPHPLPICEIKYTLKSVGKVIASGNMPDPGSIKASGTTVLEVPVKVPHSIIVTLVKDVAKDWDIDYELDLGLIIDLPLVGNITIPLNRKGEIKLPTLSEAIWGSNDEAAKEASKETKKEIAN